Genomic DNA from Pseudobacteriovorax antillogorgiicola:
ACTATTTACTCGACCATTTTTTTTAGCGTCCCTGATTACAACGTTTAGTTCTTGAATCATACGCTGCTGCGGCCATTGACCTTCGTTGGCCTCAATGCACTTCAATTTAAGGTCATAATCTGAAACACTTGGGGTCATGGCTTCACAAAGTTTAGAGGCCAAATTCAAATCATTTACGGCAAGGGCCGTAAAGACCTTTTCACGCTCGAGCATGTACGCAAGAGATGGCTCAAAGGATCTTGCGGGATGATGATTTAGCCACCATGCTTTCTTTTCGTGAGTCCATAAAGGAAATTCTTTAGGCAGGAATACCTTAGAGTTTTGATACAGATCCTTATCGTCTCCAAAAACTGGAGTCCCCAAGAATGTGAGTAAGATAGCTATCGAAGCAAGCAGAGAAATTTTCCACCCATATATTCAACGAAACACCCGAAAAAGACCAAGAGCTATGATCATCCTTCTCAAGTCTCTGTAATGAGCCCTCACCATAAAGAGTGACTATCTATTTGTAAAGTATCGGCTAAACGAAGAACTTAGGCTAAAAGCTCGCCGAGAAATTGTTTACTATAAGGTGGGTAAACAATCCCACTTGGCGACCAAAAATTCAATTGAGTATTCAGTAACTCTCCTTCCAAGTCTGTCGTGGCAATTCTCACAAACCCTCATAAAACTCCTGAGAGCTTCACAAGCAGCTCACTGCAAACACAAACATGCCAATAATCCATAATCCTTAGGTGGTTATAGTGGTGGCTCCACTAAAAATGCAGAGAATTTTTCACAGCCCGTGACATTTGGAGGTCTCCGGGCCAACTTAGCTAGAATACACCGCGAGACTTCTGAGAAATTCCTGTGGTCTTAGTGAAAATCACTAGCCAAACCATGCCTCTATGATATACCCTTGCAGGATTTTCAGCCTTGGCTGAGAGCACCTTCGAAAATCAGCACCGGCGTGTTTCGCCAGTTCATTAAAGGGTCTCATAGTGATTCAATCGATCGTGAAGCGATTCTTATCGGGTACAGTCATCATTCCAGTACTCATATCCTGCTATCCTCAGGATACAAGCCTCGTCACCAGCTTTGACAGGAAACCCCAAGCAAACTGTCAGCCGCAGAATGATGAAATCAAGCTAACCATCCTTCACACCAACGACCATCATGGCTGGTTTGGGAAGAATCGTTATGATGAGTGGGGCATGGCAGCACGGAAAACCCTAGTGGACCAGATTCGCCGCGATGTCGCAAGAGGGTGGCTGTACACTGCTTCTGTCAGCCGGTGATGTTTTTACTGGCACTCCAGCCTCAGATCACTTCGATGCTCGCCCTGACTTTCTCGGCTACGATGCCATGGCAGTTGGTAACCATGAATTCGATAAGGGTTTGCCAGTTCTTCGCCAACGAGAGGCTGAAGTTGCGTCGTCGTTCCCTATGCTATCCGGTAATATCGTTGATCAGGATGGGGACCTGTTGTTTCCAGGCCCAGGAGGTCAAGGTCAGATTACCTTCAATATCGCAGGGGCTCGGATCACCGTTTGGGGGCTTACTACAATTGATACTAAACCTGGATTGGAGTCCGGAGTTGTCGTTCAGCCTCCCGTTGACATTGCTAAAAAGCAGGCCAAAGACTTAAAACAAAACACTCATGTACTTATTGGCCTCACTCACATGGGGCATTACGATGATGAAAAACCTGCCGCAGAAGACCTTCAAAAGCGCAAACAGGGCGATGAGATGATGGCTCTCGAAAACCCTGGCACTTTCGACCTCATTGTTGGTGGCCACAGCCAGCAACCTTTGTTTGAGGCGGATCAAGTTGCCGACACCTTTATCGTGCAAGCCTTTGAGTGGGGCAAGTATTTGGGTCGTATCGACATCACCCTCCCCGCTAAACCGAAGCTTGGCGCTAAAAATATCAAGTCTCTCGACTATCGATTAATTCCGATCAATATAAGAAATGACCAAGGACAATGCACCGATCCAAGTCAAATAAACTCACCTGTAGTAAACTGTATCGATGAAGACCCTCAGGTTCTTGATATCCTAGAGAGCTTCCAAAACGACGAGGTAATCCGCCCCCTTTATCAAGTCATAGGTGAAGCTAGAGGCTCGTTTTCTGGGGAACGATCAGTCATTCGAAAGCAGCAGGCACCATTGGGCCAACTGGTGAATGAATCTATCTTAGACTACGTCGCAGCAAGATGGCCTGAAGACCTTCGCTCCTACGATGAAGATCGTTGTAGCTCTCGTCACTTCAGCGTCTACAACGGCGGTGGCATCCGAGCTACTATCAATAAAGGTGACATCCTAGGTTTGGACACACAGTTGGTGTTTCCCTTTGGCTCTGTCTTAAAAACTAGCCCCATGAATGGCGAAGCACTTTATAGCTATTTTCAAAACGTTGCTAAAATCCCATACCAGCCCAACAGCACCAGCGGTGATTATCCTCAGTTGAGAGGAATTCAATTTGTGATGTCTGGCAAAGATCTTCTTGATATTCGGTGCCGGAATTCCGATGGCGCCTGGATTCCCTTAAACAAAGAGGATGACTATACACTGACGCTGAATGCTTACCTATTTCGCGGTGGCGATGGCGGCTATCCTGCGCTAAACGAGAATCCATCGGTGGTAACGCACCCTGAGGCCATGGCTGATGTCTTCCGGCGCTATATCGAACAGCAATTAAGCTTAGATCCGTTTGACTTCGCGGCGCCAGATGCTTTTCTCGAAGGACCCTAAGTAGATAGAGAAGGCCCCTGAAGGGCCTTGTTCTTGGCGCTAACACAGTCACAGGTCTTTAGCCCAAGGCTCGATTCCTCGTCACTGATAGCTTTAAAAGGCCCTTTATCTCCGTCGGCTCAGCGTCAAACGAAGAACACCATCTTTGACCTGTACATTTTCTGGTGAAAATTGGGCTTCGTTGCCCTCGAATGTCCAATCTGCCCTTGCCCACCGCGACTCGTCGAAGTAATTGAAGTCATCCTGCCAACTGAACTCGAAACGAGACTTACCACCGTTTTTCCAGGGGGTGTAGCGATAGTAGCGAATCCAATCAATTTCCTGAACAATAGGCAGAGCCTTCCTATCAACAGGTCCGACCCATTCAATAGAAGACGACACCCAGTGATTAAATCGATAAGATAGAAACTGATCAGACAGCTCCTCAACCTGAGGTCCATATTCTCGCCTCAGTAGACTCCCATTTAGATACCAGCTGATTTCATTTGGAGTCCACTCGACTGCGTAAATATTAAACTGCTTTGCAAGTGAAGTTGGAGAAAAATGCTTTTGCTCTGCATAACGCTTGGAATCGCGGAGCCCGGTAATGAGATTAGTTTGTACAAGCCTCTCATCGCGCTGCAGCATCTCAATATCAATCTCCCCCCAAGGATGGCTTCCTTGCCAAGAAACATCGTCATAGAGAAAGAAGCTAGATAGCGTTCCAGAAGCTGACGCTGACTTCACCCGCATCTCAAACTTACCAAACCTAACCTTCTCCTTGGAGTAGACTTCTGCACCATGGTAACTCTTTTGACTCGATGCTCCCATTAAACAAAGTGATAGTAAGAAAATTAATCTCATATTTTCTGCCCCCATAAATTGGATGTTCTATCTAAGCTATCAATTCAGGGAGCCTTGAAAAGAGAAAGCAACCAAAGTGTATAGAATGGTTTCCTATTTGTAGAAAATGAATTTAGGCAGTTAAAATAAGTAAATAGACAAAGTAGAAGGGAGCTGGATAGCAATCTAATTCGGCTAGATTGTAAGTGTCTATTTTTCGAATTTTTGGGGAAAGCAATCAGAGAAGGTGGGATTGAGGGCCTGTGGTGCCCTCGTTTTACGCCTCTATAGTCGGTATGACAACTGAATTGAGAAGATATCCAGCTCAAGATTTGCCTTGCCATCCGCAATGGCGACCAAGTCTGGCTGACCAACAAACGTACGCTCATCGGAAAGCTCCGCTTCCTCCATCATGACTTTTGCATAGGCGCCATCAATTACGAGGCTATCGTTGATCACGTACTGAGCACCCAAGCTCAACCAAACGTAATCAGCTGTCGGGATCCGAAGGGTTCTCGTCTCATCGGTAATGGGGCTTTGATCGTAGGCTAAGCCTGTGCGAAGCTTCAGATCTCCATTGTATTGATGAGTCAAGCCAAGAGCATAACGATAGGAGTCCTTCCAATCTTCCTTAACTTGAGATGCTAGATTGCCGCTATCTGAGCGGAATACATCCAAGCTTTCGAAGTTGCTCCAGCCAGTATAGGTGATATCTGCCGACAAGGCCCAAGCTGGAACAAATTCGTAGTATCCAGACAATGAAGCAAGCTGAGGTAGCTCTAGGGGAGCGTTAGCATCAAAGTTTTGTAGAGTTCCGTACTGAAGACCTTGAGGAAGATTCTTGAACTTGGTTTCGCCCTCTAATTTAAACTCAACTGCGGATCGGTAAGAAACGCCAATACGGGCATTATCCGCAAGCTCGAACATCATCCCGATGTTCCAGCCATAGCCCCAGTCTTCACCCTGAACTTCACTGACACCAGCCTTGCCACCATTGGGAATAGGCCGCGGATTGCCTTCAGCATCCTGCGTCAGTGTCAATGCAGGGTTTGAAGAACCTAAAGTCGCCTCAGCCATCACTGCATTGAAGCCAAAACCGAGTGAAACCATGTGGTTCACACGATAGGAAACACTTGGGTTAAAGTTGATTGTACGGACATCAGACTCTGTTGCCAGGATACTGCCTTGGAACGCATCATCGTAAACCGTGGCTGTTGAAAAGTTACTAAAAACCCCGAGGCCAACAGCGATTTGCTCATTGATGGGAATCACCCCGTAAGCAGCAGGTATTAAAACATTGCCAGGAGCTGCATTACCGCTCGACCGATTGCCGTCGGTTCCTTGTAAGCCCAGCTGACCTGCAACGACACCAGCCTGCTCGATATCAACATCTAAGTCACCACTTACAAGGCTAAGGGATAAAGAAAATTCTGAACGCTTAAGTAGTGCCATACCAGCTGGATTAGAGCCTATTGTAGTTGCGTCTTCAGCGATTGCGGCGCCACCTGAAAAGGCTCGCCCCATATCTGAGGTGCTTTTCTCCATGATCTGATATCCACCAGCAAAAGCTCCCTGGCTCAGGCAAAGGCTACCCAGTGCTACGGCGGTTCTCATCCCGGTACGGTTTTTAATGATCATTTGCAAATCCTTGTTCCAAGTTAGTTTTTTCTGAATTTTCTACTGAGCCTGAGACAATAACTCACCAAACCATGCTACCGGCAAATAGTATGCGGGGCATGCAGAGTGGCTATATTTAGCGGTCTCTGTGTCTGGTACAACAACGATGTCCAGCGGAGCGTCAGGCTGCTGCGCTTTAATAATCTGCTGGGTGCCAACGGTAATCGCTGCAGGTATCAGTTCATCACCTGCGCAATGATATAGCTTTGTCGGCACTTTTGGAGCCCAATCTTGCACTAAGTCATTAGCTTCTAGTAGGGCAGC
This window encodes:
- a CDS encoding 5'-nucleotidase C-terminal domain-containing protein, which translates into the protein MSQEGGCTLLLSAGDVFTGTPASDHFDARPDFLGYDAMAVGNHEFDKGLPVLRQREAEVASSFPMLSGNIVDQDGDLLFPGPGGQGQITFNIAGARITVWGLTTIDTKPGLESGVVVQPPVDIAKKQAKDLKQNTHVLIGLTHMGHYDDEKPAAEDLQKRKQGDEMMALENPGTFDLIVGGHSQQPLFEADQVADTFIVQAFEWGKYLGRIDITLPAKPKLGAKNIKSLDYRLIPINIRNDQGQCTDPSQINSPVVNCIDEDPQVLDILESFQNDEVIRPLYQVIGEARGSFSGERSVIRKQQAPLGQLVNESILDYVAARWPEDLRSYDEDRCSSRHFSVYNGGGIRATINKGDILGLDTQLVFPFGSVLKTSPMNGEALYSYFQNVAKIPYQPNSTSGDYPQLRGIQFVMSGKDLLDIRCRNSDGAWIPLNKEDDYTLTLNAYLFRGGDGGYPALNENPSVVTHPEAMADVFRRYIEQQLSLDPFDFAAPDAFLEGP
- a CDS encoding family 16 glycosylhydrolase encodes the protein MRLIFLLSLCLMGASSQKSYHGAEVYSKEKVRFGKFEMRVKSASASGTLSSFFLYDDVSWQGSHPWGEIDIEMLQRDERLVQTNLITGLRDSKRYAEQKHFSPTSLAKQFNIYAVEWTPNEISWYLNGSLLRREYGPQVEELSDQFLSYRFNHWVSSSIEWVGPVDRKALPIVQEIDWIRYYRYTPWKNGGKSRFEFSWQDDFNYFDESRWARADWTFEGNEAQFSPENVQVKDGVLRLTLSRRR
- a CDS encoding OmpP1/FadL family transporter, whose product is MIIKNRTGMRTAVALGSLCLSQGAFAGGYQIMEKSTSDMGRAFSGGAAIAEDATTIGSNPAGMALLKRSEFSLSLSLVSGDLDVDIEQAGVVAGQLGLQGTDGNRSSGNAAPGNVLIPAAYGVIPINEQIAVGLGVFSNFSTATVYDDAFQGSILATESDVRTINFNPSVSYRVNHMVSLGFGFNAVMAEATLGSSNPALTLTQDAEGNPRPIPNGGKAGVSEVQGEDWGYGWNIGMMFELADNARIGVSYRSAVEFKLEGETKFKNLPQGLQYGTLQNFDANAPLELPQLASLSGYYEFVPAWALSADITYTGWSNFESLDVFRSDSGNLASQVKEDWKDSYRYALGLTHQYNGDLKLRTGLAYDQSPITDETRTLRIPTADYVWLSLGAQYVINDSLVIDGAYAKVMMEEAELSDERTFVGQPDLVAIADGKANLELDIFSIQLSYRL